TCCTGGAATATCGCCCATTCTTCGTCATCGGTGAGGTCAAGTCTCCCGGTAGCTACCCCTACGTCGCCGACATGACCGTACTGCACGCGGTGGCAATCGCCGGCGGCTTCACTCCGCGCGCGGCCAAGAGCAAAATCGCCATCCAGCGAGACGGTAAGGAGCTTGGATCAGTGCAGAACAACACGCGGGTCATGCCGGACGACGTCATCACCGTCAAAGAGCGCTTCTTCTAATTCAGTTTCCATCAAGAGCAGAAGCCCGAGCTTACACCTGCTCGGACAATAGCGTCTTGCAAAGAAGGAACACTTAATGAGTTAATATAATAATAATGTGTATATCCAGCAAGTAACCTAATCGCAACCTCAAGATGTCTCCACCCACCCCTCCGCCACAGCACCAGCCAGCAGCGCCCCCGGCCTACCAGGCTCCACCAGGCGCGGATGCCGACCTGATCGACATCCGTGAGCTGCTCAGCGTGTTGTGGCGGCGGCGTGCGGTCATAATCGGCACCGTATTTTTTCTGTGTCTAATGGCTGTCATCATTCTGGTGCAGCTCACCCCGCGCTACACCGCCTCCGCGCTGCTCACGCTGCAAACCCGCAGCGAGGCCGTGGTGGACATCCAGGCCGTCATGTCCGGCCTCTCGGCCGACGCCAGCGTCATCCGCACCGAACTCGACATCATTTCCTCCCGCCGCCTGGTGGGTCAGTTAGTCGACAAGCTGGACCTGGTCAAAGACCCCGAATTCAACCCCTCTCTGCGGGCGGACACCTCCCTGCTCCAGTACCTGGACCCGCGCACCTACCTCTCGTCCGACTGGCTGCTGGCGCTTGGGCTCGGCGGCGAGACCGAGCCGCTGACGGAAGAAGAACGCCGCGAAAGGGAGCGGGCCAGGGTCATCGGCAATGTGACCGGGGCTTTGTCCGTCTCCAACCCCACGCTGTCCTACACCATTCAGATTGCGTTCGAGTCCGAAGACCCAAAAACGGCGGCCTTGCTGGCCAACACGCTGGCCGAGCTTTACCTCGACGACCAGCTGGAAGCCAAGTTCGAGGCCACCCAGCGCGCCACCGATTGGCTCAGCACCCGCATCGCCGAATTGCGTACCCGCGTGCTTGCCGCCGAGCAGGCTGTGCAAGCCTATCGCGAGGAGCATTCCATCATCGAGTCCGTCCGCGAAGGCGCCACCATCAGCGAGGAGCAACTCGCGAAGCTCAACATCGATCTGGTCACTGCCCGAACGCAATTGGCCGAAGCCGAGGCGCGCTATCGCCAAGTGCGGGTTCGCGGCGGCGCCAGCGCCGCCGCCCTGGGCGAGGTTCTGCAATCCCCATTGATCCAACGCCTGGGCGGGCAAGAGGCCGAAGTCCGCCGCAAGGCGGCGGAAATCTCCGAGCGCTACGGTCCGCGCCATCCCGATGTTATCAATGTGCGCTCCGAGCTCAACGACATTCGCCGCAAAATCAACGAGGAAATCGGCAAGATCACCCAGAATGTCGAGAACGAGGTCGAAGTCGCCAAGGCCCGGGTCGCCGCCCTGACCGAGAACCTCGATCAACTCAAGGCCGAGAGTTCCGAGCTGCAACAATCCCGCATCGAGCTGCGCGAACTCGAGCGCGAGGCAGAATCCAGCCGCGTGCTGCTCGAGACCTTCCTTTCCCGCTTCAAAGAAACCAGCAACCAGGAAGACCTGCAACAAGCCGACGCTCGCATCATCTCCGATGCGGAGGTCCCCAGCGCACCGAGTTTTCCCAACAAAAAGCTCATTCTTGCCGTTGCCCTGGTGTTGTCGCTGATGCTCGGCCTCGGCCTCGCCTTCTTGCTGGAGGCATTGGACAACGGCTACCGCACCCCGGAGCAGCTCGAGAAAACCCTGCACATCAAGGCGCTGGGTATGGTCCTCAAGCTCGGCTCGCTCAAGCTTAAGGGCCAGTCGCCCGATGAATACGTCATCAGCAAGCCGACCTCCGCCTATGGTGAGGCCCTGCGCTCGGTCTACACCTCCCTGGCGTTCGCTGCCGGCAAGAACATCAAACCCAAGCGCATTCTGGTCACCTCCTCCCTGCCGGGCGAGGGCAAAAGCACCTTCTGCCTGAGTTTGGCGCGCCTACTCGCCCGCGCCGGCAACAACCGCGTGCTGCTCATTGAGGCCGACCTGCGCCGCGGCAAGATCAGCAAGACACTCTATGGCCCCGAGCCGAGCGCCAAGGCCAAGCCCTTCCTCGACTACCTGACCGGAGAAGTCCCGGACTGGCGCGCCTGTGTGCAGCAAGACGGCCCAAGCGGCCTGCACGTCATCGCGGCCACCGGCAAGATCGAGCACCCCCAGACCCTGCTGCAATCCGACAACATGCAGCGCCTGCTCACGGAATCCGCCCAAGCCTACGACCTCATCCTGATCGACTCGCCCCCGCTGCTCGCGGTGGCGGACGCCCTGGTGCTCAGCCACCAGGTGGACGGCACAGTCTTCATCGTCAAATGGGAAAGCACCGCGCGCGAGGCCGTCAAGAACGCCCTAGCGCTGCTGCGTAAGGCCCATGCCCCGGAGCTTGGCGCCGTCCTGACCCAGGTCAACATCAAGCGTCACGCCTACTACGGCTACGGCGACTATGCCTCTTACTACGGGCGCTACGGCGACTACTATGCGAGCTGACGCCCAACAAGGATCGCCCGCGCATCCCCTGCCAGGCACATCCCGCTCCGCGCCCTGGGCGTCGCGCCACCATATCGGCGCAGCCTTCATCATCGCGTTGGCGCTGGTTCTACTCATTCTCTCGGCCCAACAACTGCTCAGTCAGCTAAGCCGCATTCCCGCCAACAGCTACTACAAGCAGCACCAGGCGCAATTTCTCTCCGCCGACGACGGCACCGGCTATCTGCGCAACGCAACTGATCGACTTGAGCGCATTCCACCCGCCCGCCGCGGGGATCTGGAATGGCGCCGGCTTGCCGCCACACTGCTGATGCTGCCCTTGCCCGATGACAACCCAGAGGCCCGGTCGCAGCGGCTGGATGCTACAACCCAAGCGGCCGTCGCCAGCCTGAGCCGCAACCCCGTCCACCCACTCGGTTGGGTTTACCTGACTAACCTGCGGTTGCCACCGGATGGCGACTGCGCCAGCGGCATGCCAGTACTCAAGCAATCCTACCGGGTAGCACCGGTCGAACCGGATTACGTCACCTATAGGCTAGACCTTGCCGTGCGCTGCCCCATGCAGTGGGACAGCGCCTTCCTCGACGCGCTGCGCACCGACGTGCTCACACTGCTCAGGCATCCCCACTATGGCCGCCAGACCGCACTGGGCGCATGGGCGGCGCAACGTCCCAGAGTGCAAGCCTTCATAAGCCGTCTACTTCGCGAGCACCCGCAAGAAAGCGAGCGGTTCGACCGCATCATCCGACGTTTTAGCCAGACGTCCACGTCCTAGCCACTTCGACATGCGCAATGCGCATTGGAGGCTTGAGTTAATGGAATCATCGGAGACGGCTGCAACAGCAACATTGATACCGCTAGAGCGCTCGGCAGCCAAAAGCTCATTTATCAAACGGCCGAACTACCAGATGTTTGCGGCCGATTTCGTCGCCCTGCCGCTGACAGCTCTGCTGTGCTATCTCGTGCTCTACCTGGTGCATTTCGAGGAGGTTTTTGAAGGTCACATCTATTATGCGGGCGCAGTCGCCCTCGCAATGGTCGCCTTCGGCTTCTACGGCTTCACGGCTGGTCTCTACGATTGGCGGCAACACCACGAGACGATTAAACGGCCTTTCACCTCTTTCGGCATGCTGCTGTGGACCTTCGCGACCCTGCTGGCAGTCGGCTTTATTCTTAAGGTTTCCAGCAACTTCTCCCGCCTATGGGTGGGCAGTTGGTTCGCCGCCTTCGCTGCCTATCTGCTTGTCAGCCGAGTGTTCTTGGTATGGTACCTGTCCCGTTTGCCGTATGAGGCAATCCGTCATCGCAACGCCATTATCCTCGGCGCCGGTGAGCAGGGGCATAAGGTGCTCGAGCATATCAAGCGCTTTAAAGGGCACGGCTTGCATGTCGTTGGCTTTGTCGATGACCGCGGCAGCCGCCTGCCGGAGAACCCAACCGATCTGCCAATCATCGGCTGCACCAAGTGCATCGATGTTCTGGTCAAGGAGTATGGCGTCGATCTGGTCATCATCGCCATGCCCTGGTCCGCCTATGCCCGCATCAAGGAGCTCCTGGAAAAACTCGCCAATTGGGCCGTGGACATCTTTATGGCTCCGGACCACCTCGGGCTGCTGTATGCCGATCGGCCCGTCTACCGCATTGGCGGCATGCATGTGCTCAGCCTGAAAGACCGCCCCATCAGCGAGTGGTCCGCGCTCGTCAAGCGGATCGAAGACCTGGCCGTCGCCATTCCGGCCGTCATTCTCCTCTCTCCGCTGCTTGCCCTCACCGCGCTGGCCATCAAGCTCGAATCCAAAGGGCCAGTGCTCTTCGTGCAGGAGCGCTTCGGCTTTCATAACGAGCTGATCAGAGTCTATAAGTTCCGGTCAATGTACACCGATAGGACCGACAGTAACGCAGAAACTCTGGCAACCCGCAACGACCCGCGCGTAACCCGGGTAGGACGCTTTATCCGCTGCACGAGCATTGACGAATTGCCCCAAATCTTTAACGTCATCAACGGCACCATGTCGATCGTTGGGCCGCGCCCCCACGCCACCCTCGCCAAGGCCGGCGACCGGCTTTATCAAGAAGCCGTCGACATCTACGCCAGCCGCCACCGCGTCAAGCCCGGCATCACCGGCTGGGCCCAATGCAACGGCTGGCGCGGAGAGACGGATACGGAGAAAAAAATCGTCAAGCGTGTCGAGCACGACCTCTACTATATCGACAACTGGAGCATCTTCCTCGATATCATGATTATCATCAAAACATTTGGCCAGGTGTTTTGGAAGGACAAAAATGCATACTGACCACAATCAGCCAATAGCTTGCGCGAATAACGGCCATTCAAGTAAACGCATTTTCGTTGCCGGTCACCGGGGCATGGTCGGATCGGCCATCGTGCGCAATCTGCAAGCGGCCGGCCAAGATGAGATCATTACTCGGGGCCGCAACGCACTCGACCTGACCGACAGCGCGGTGGTCGAAGACTTCTTCGCGTCCACCAAGCCCACCCAGGTCTACCTGGCCGCAGCCAAGGTTGGCGGTATCTGGGCCAATGACCATTACCCGGCTGAATTCATTCACAGCAACCTGAGCATTGCTTCCAACGTCATCCATTCCGCCTGGCGACATGGTACCGAGCGCCTGCTGTTCCTCGGCAGCTCCTGCATCTACCCGCGCCTGGCCCCCCAGCCAATGGCCGAGGACGCCCTGCTGAGCGGCCCGCTTGAACCAACGAATGAGCCCTATGCCATCGCCAAGATCGCCGGCATCAAGCTGTGCGAGTCCTACAACCGCCAGTATGGCACGGACTACCGCAGCGTCATGCCGACCAACCTCTATGGCCCCGGCGACAACTTCGACCTAGAAAACAGCCACGTCATCCCCGCGTTGCTGCGCAAGTTTCATGATGCCAAGCAGGCCGGCGCCGCCTCGGTCGACATCTGGGGCACCGGTGCGCCCAAACGCGAATTCCTCCATGTCGACGACATGGCTGCCGCCTGTCTGTATGTAATGAACCTCCCAACGGAAGGCTACCAGGCCCACACCCCGCCGCGCCTGTCACACATCAACGTCGGCACCGGGCAGGACATCAGCATCCGCGAGCTAGCCGAGACCGTCCGCGAGGTGGTTGGCTTTGCCGGTGAACTGCGCTTCGACACCAGCAAGCCCGACGGCCCGCCGCGCAAGCTACTGGATGTCTCCCGCCTGCGCGATCTCGGCTGGCAAGCCGGCACCGGCCTGCGCGATGGGCTGCAACAGACCTACGCCTGGTTTTTGGAGCACCAGGACAATTTCCGTCACTAATTGGCACACACGCATGACCAAAAAAACCGCGTTAATCACCGGTGTCACTGGCCAGGACGGCGCCTACCTCTCCGAGCTACTGCTGGACAAGGGCTACGAGGTGCACGGCATCAAACGCCGTTCCTCGCTGTTCAACACCGACCGCATCGACCACCTCTACCAAGACCCACACGCGGCGGACCGGCGCTTCATCCTGCACCACGGCGACATGACCGATTCCTCCAGCCTGATCCGCATCGTCCAGCAGGTGCAGCCGGATGAAATCTACAACCTGGCCGCCCAAAGCCATGTCGCCGTCTCTTTCGAGGAACCCGAATACACCGCCGACTCCGACGGCCTCGGCACCCTGCGCCTGCTGGAGGCCATCCGCATCCTGGGGTTGGAGCAGAAAACCCGCTTCTACCAAGCCTCCACCTCCGAACTCTACGGCCAGGTGCAGGAAATTCCCCAGCGCGAAACCACGCCCTTCTACCCGCGCTCGCCCTACGCGGTGGCCAAGCTCTACGCCTACTGGATCGTCGTCAACTATCGCGAAGCCTATGGCCTCTATGCCTGCAACGGCATCCTGTTCAACCACGAGAGCCCCATCCGCGGCGAGACCTTCGTCACCCGCAAGATCACCCGCGCGCTCGCGCGCATCAAGCTTGGCCTGCAAGCGCGGCTCTATCTTGGCAATCTGGATGCCAAGCGCGACTGGGGCCATGCGCGTGACTATGTGCAAATGCAATGGCTGATGTTGCAGCAGGACGCGCCCGAGGACTATGTGATCGCCACCGGCGAGCAACATTCAGTCCGCGATTTTGTCGCTCTGGCGGCGCGTGACATCGGCATCAATATCGGTTGGGAAGGGCAGGGCGTCGAAGAAAAAGGCTATGACCAGGCCACTGGCGCCTGCATCGTCGCCGTGGATCCGCGCTACTTTCGCCCCAGCGAGGTCGAGACCCTGCTCGGCGACCCCGGCAAGGCGCGTGAGCAGCTCGGCTGGACGCCCCGGATCAGCTTTGGCGACTTGGTCAGCGAAATGATGCGCGAGGACCTGCGCGCAGCCGAGCGCGACAAACTCTGCCGACGCGAAGGCTTCACCACACTGAGTCACAACGAATAGCGCCGCATGACCACGCCGCCCCGCATACTGATCCTGTCGCACTGCTACTGGCCCGAAAAGGCCGGCAGCGCCCCATCCAGTGCAGAAAATTGCCGAGGCGTTAACCCTGCTTGCGCTGCGCTGGGCCATGCCGGCATACTTGCGCTGATTTCCGGTGGTGGATGATCTGCAATCCGCACTGCGCAAAGAAATCGAACGTAACGCTGATGACCACGGACAACTAGGATGATGAACTCATGAGATTCACTGTGATCTACCATTTTTCTGAAATTCATGCCGATAAGGCCGCAGGATTTTGGCTCAGGTTATGGCCTAAGCCCGTCTAGCTGCAGCGCGCATTTTCTTCATCTGTTTTTGACGAGATTCAGCATGTATCTAAAGCCACTACCCGGCCTTTTCTTAGAAGTTCGTCGAGTATCGACTCAATCTAACTCAACGTGCCAACTTGTTACGGCCTTGCAGTCTTTTGATATTGATTTGATTTTTGATGTTGGCGCAAACCGCGGTCAATTTGGACTTGATCTCCGACGATTTGGCTACAACAAACATATCGTAAGCTTTGAACCGCTTTCCATCCCTCATAACATAGCCACGCAAAACGCCGACAAAGATCAATCATGGTATGTCCATGAACGAACAGCTATCGGGGATACCGATGGTGAAATCGAGGTCAAAGTCAGCAATAACTCTTATTCGTCGAGCATTTTGCAAATAACCGATACGCATTGTGATGCAGCGAAAAACTCCGAATATGTTGGAACTGAGCGAACCCCAATTCTGAGGCTCGATAGCGTTGCGCCGCTTTACTTAGATCGTGGCCAGAACCCTTTACTCAAAATCGATACGCAGGGTTATGAATGGCAGGTTCTTGACGGAGCATCAGAAACACTTCCCAAGATTCGTGGCATTTTGTGTGAGTTATCCT
Above is a genomic segment from Thiorhodovibrio litoralis containing:
- a CDS encoding GumC family protein, with translation MSPPTPPPQHQPAAPPAYQAPPGADADLIDIRELLSVLWRRRAVIIGTVFFLCLMAVIILVQLTPRYTASALLTLQTRSEAVVDIQAVMSGLSADASVIRTELDIISSRRLVGQLVDKLDLVKDPEFNPSLRADTSLLQYLDPRTYLSSDWLLALGLGGETEPLTEEERRERERARVIGNVTGALSVSNPTLSYTIQIAFESEDPKTAALLANTLAELYLDDQLEAKFEATQRATDWLSTRIAELRTRVLAAEQAVQAYREEHSIIESVREGATISEEQLAKLNIDLVTARTQLAEAEARYRQVRVRGGASAAALGEVLQSPLIQRLGGQEAEVRRKAAEISERYGPRHPDVINVRSELNDIRRKINEEIGKITQNVENEVEVAKARVAALTENLDQLKAESSELQQSRIELRELEREAESSRVLLETFLSRFKETSNQEDLQQADARIISDAEVPSAPSFPNKKLILAVALVLSLMLGLGLAFLLEALDNGYRTPEQLEKTLHIKALGMVLKLGSLKLKGQSPDEYVISKPTSAYGEALRSVYTSLAFAAGKNIKPKRILVTSSLPGEGKSTFCLSLARLLARAGNNRVLLIEADLRRGKISKTLYGPEPSAKAKPFLDYLTGEVPDWRACVQQDGPSGLHVIAATGKIEHPQTLLQSDNMQRLLTESAQAYDLILIDSPPLLAVADALVLSHQVDGTVFIVKWESTAREAVKNALALLRKAHAPELGAVLTQVNIKRHAYYGYGDYASYYGRYGDYYAS
- a CDS encoding undecaprenyl-phosphate glucose phosphotransferase: MESSETAATATLIPLERSAAKSSFIKRPNYQMFAADFVALPLTALLCYLVLYLVHFEEVFEGHIYYAGAVALAMVAFGFYGFTAGLYDWRQHHETIKRPFTSFGMLLWTFATLLAVGFILKVSSNFSRLWVGSWFAAFAAYLLVSRVFLVWYLSRLPYEAIRHRNAIILGAGEQGHKVLEHIKRFKGHGLHVVGFVDDRGSRLPENPTDLPIIGCTKCIDVLVKEYGVDLVIIAMPWSAYARIKELLEKLANWAVDIFMAPDHLGLLYADRPVYRIGGMHVLSLKDRPISEWSALVKRIEDLAVAIPAVILLSPLLALTALAIKLESKGPVLFVQERFGFHNELIRVYKFRSMYTDRTDSNAETLATRNDPRVTRVGRFIRCTSIDELPQIFNVINGTMSIVGPRPHATLAKAGDRLYQEAVDIYASRHRVKPGITGWAQCNGWRGETDTEKKIVKRVEHDLYYIDNWSIFLDIMIIIKTFGQVFWKDKNAY
- the fcl gene encoding GDP-L-fucose synthase — its product is MHTDHNQPIACANNGHSSKRIFVAGHRGMVGSAIVRNLQAAGQDEIITRGRNALDLTDSAVVEDFFASTKPTQVYLAAAKVGGIWANDHYPAEFIHSNLSIASNVIHSAWRHGTERLLFLGSSCIYPRLAPQPMAEDALLSGPLEPTNEPYAIAKIAGIKLCESYNRQYGTDYRSVMPTNLYGPGDNFDLENSHVIPALLRKFHDAKQAGAASVDIWGTGAPKREFLHVDDMAAACLYVMNLPTEGYQAHTPPRLSHINVGTGQDISIRELAETVREVVGFAGELRFDTSKPDGPPRKLLDVSRLRDLGWQAGTGLRDGLQQTYAWFLEHQDNFRH
- the gmd gene encoding GDP-mannose 4,6-dehydratase, whose amino-acid sequence is MTKKTALITGVTGQDGAYLSELLLDKGYEVHGIKRRSSLFNTDRIDHLYQDPHAADRRFILHHGDMTDSSSLIRIVQQVQPDEIYNLAAQSHVAVSFEEPEYTADSDGLGTLRLLEAIRILGLEQKTRFYQASTSELYGQVQEIPQRETTPFYPRSPYAVAKLYAYWIVVNYREAYGLYACNGILFNHESPIRGETFVTRKITRALARIKLGLQARLYLGNLDAKRDWGHARDYVQMQWLMLQQDAPEDYVIATGEQHSVRDFVALAARDIGINIGWEGQGVEEKGYDQATGACIVAVDPRYFRPSEVETLLGDPGKAREQLGWTPRISFGDLVSEMMREDLRAAERDKLCRREGFTTLSHNE
- a CDS encoding FkbM family methyltransferase, which produces MYLKPLPGLFLEVRRVSTQSNSTCQLVTALQSFDIDLIFDVGANRGQFGLDLRRFGYNKHIVSFEPLSIPHNIATQNADKDQSWYVHERTAIGDTDGEIEVKVSNNSYSSSILQITDTHCDAAKNSEYVGTERTPILRLDSVAPLYLDRGQNPLLKIDTQGYEWQVLDGASETLPKIRGILCELSFVSLYQGSRLWTDVVQRLEKEGFKLWALSQEFIHPDTGRTLQSNGLFFRTHY